In Plutella xylostella chromosome 3, ilPluXylo3.1, whole genome shotgun sequence, the following proteins share a genomic window:
- the LOC105388355 gene encoding PAT complex subunit CCDC47 isoform X2 — protein sequence MKISSVLVPVVLVLCGVLVTQAYEDVALEDDDFAEFEQFDAEDDNANDVADFENAEPSLPKPKPATPDQFQSSPEVEDDILVEDEDNEFEHFQDPEEFEGFQDTPPKTSEQPKITISKVPITGRPRWDAYWLEGALCVLLGAYALAYLAGRARNTALATNLLKLHKPLLEDNFTLVGETGSDVVSLPGEEAGWRREAEHCFTMWCSGRSCCEGMLLTLKLIKRQDLLNVLINVARPKADTLQMKVQLGKDDGDPFVLCIAQKKTATRLAKEMHDLSVFCPERRPGDKHGLPASLSVMSESGEATAGMLDARATQCITLYHRKINYIHISDRYTRVAPEEQQAATTPPETEKVLVMSINIDGENDEDARPLLMLLFHMLDKLKRMRLSKEALAKCEKRRQKVTEVWMRGAHAARQEQAAARREEKRKQEKERILQEDDPEKQRRWELKEQKRQLKRKTPKMKQLKVKAL from the exons ATGAAGATCAGCTCGGTGCTGGTGCCGGTGGTGCTGGTGCTGTGCGGGGTGCTGGTCACGCAGGCGTACGAGGATGTCGCTCTTGAAGATGATGACTTCGCAGAGTTTGAGCAGTTCGATGCCGAGGATGACAATGCTAACGATGTTGCCG ATTTTGAAAATGCAGAGCCATCTTTACCAAAGCCAAAGCCGGCAACTCCAGACCAGTTCCAGAGCTCACCAGAGGTTGAAGATGATATTCTAGTTGAG GATGAGGATAATGAGTTTGAGCATTTCCAAGATCCTGAAGAGTTTGAGGGGTTCCAGGACACACCCCCGAAGACGTCTGAACAACCAAAGATCACCATTTCTAAG GTGCCAATAACAGGCCGCCCCCGCTGGGACGCGTACTGGCTGGAGGGCGCTTTGTGCGTCCTTCTTGGCGCCTACGCCCTCGCGTATCTCGCGGGGCGCGCGCGCAACACCGCGCTCGCCACTAACCTGCTGAAGCTGCATAAGCCGCTGTTGGAGGATAACTTCACTTTAGTCG GTGAGACAGGCTCGGACGTGGTGTCCCTCCCCGGCGAGGAGGCGGGCTG GCGGCGCGAGGCCGAGCACTGCTTCACCATGTGGTGCAGTGGACGATCCTGCTGTGAGGGCATGCTGCTGACGTTGAAGCTTATTAAG CGCCAAGACCTCCTCAACGTGTTAATCAATGTGGCTCGCCCTAAAGCGGATACGTTACAGATGAAG GTGCAACTGGGCAAAGACGACGGGGACCCGTTCGTGCTGTGCATAGCTCAGAAGAAGACCGCCACGAGGCTCGCCAAGGAGATGCATGACTTG AGCGTATTCTGCCCGGAACGCCGGCCCGGCGACAAGCACGGGCTGCCCGCCTCGCTCTCAGTCATGTCGGAGTCGGGCGAGGCCACCGCGGGCATGTTGGACGCGAGAGCCACCCagtgcatcaccctgtatcaCCGCAAGATCAACTACATACACATCTCTGATAGATACACGCGGGTTGCCCCAGA AGAGCAGCAAGCCGCCACGACGCCCCCAGAAACCGAAAAAGTCCTCGTGATGAGCATCAACATCGACGGAGAGAATGACGAAGACGCGCGGCCGCTGCTGATGCTGCTGTTCCACATGCTGGACAAGCTGAAGCGGATGCGGCTCAGCAAGGAG GCGCTGGCGAAGTGCGAGAAACGCCGCCAGAAGGTCACCGAAGTGTGGATGCGCGGCGCGCACGCGGCGAGGCAGGAGCaggccgccgcgcgccgcgagGAGA AGCGCAAGCAGGAGAAGGAGCGGATCCTGCAG
- the LOC105388355 gene encoding PAT complex subunit CCDC47 isoform X1 has translation MKISSVLVPVVLVLCGVLVTQAYEDVALEDDDFAEFEQFDAEDDNANDVADFENAEPSLPKPKPATPDQFQSSPEVEDDILVEDEDNEFEHFQDPEEFEGFQDTPPKTSEQPKITISKVPITGRPRWDAYWLEGALCVLLGAYALAYLAGRARNTALATNLLKLHKPLLEDNFTLVGETGSDVVSLPGEEAGWRREAEHCFTMWCSGRSCCEGMLLTLKLIKRQDLLNVLINVARPKADTLQMKVQLGKDDGDPFVLCIAQKKTATRLAKEMHDLSVFCPERRPGDKHGLPASLSVMSESGEATAGMLDARATQCITLYHRKINYIHISDRYTRVAPEEQQAATTPPETEKVLVMSINIDGENDEDARPLLMLLFHMLDKLKRMRLSKEALAKCEKRRQKVTEVWMRGAHAARQEQAAARREEKRKQEKERILQEDDPEKQRRWELKEQKRQLKRKTPKMKQLKVKAL, from the exons ATGAAGATCAGCTCGGTGCTGGTGCCGGTGGTGCTGGTGCTGTGCGGGGTGCTGGTCACGCAGGCGTACGAGGATGTCGCTCTTGAAGATGATGACTTCGCAGAGTTTGAGCAGTTCGATGCCGAGGATGACAATGCTAACGATGTTGCCG ATTTTGAAAATGCAGAGCCATCTTTACCAAAGCCAAAGCCGGCAACTCCAGACCAGTTCCAGAGCTCACCAGAGGTTGAAGATGATATTCTAGTTGAG GATGAGGATAATGAGTTTGAGCATTTCCAAGATCCTGAAGAGTTTGAGGGGTTCCAGGACACACCCCCGAAGACGTCTGAACAACCAAAGATCACCATTTCTAAG GTGCCAATAACAGGCCGCCCCCGCTGGGACGCGTACTGGCTGGAGGGCGCTTTGTGCGTCCTTCTTGGCGCCTACGCCCTCGCGTATCTCGCGGGGCGCGCGCGCAACACCGCGCTCGCCACTAACCTGCTGAAGCTGCATAAGCCGCTGTTGGAGGATAACTTCACTTTAGTCG GTGAGACAGGCTCGGACGTGGTGTCCCTCCCCGGCGAGGAGGCGGGCTGGCGGCGCGAGGCGGAACACTGCTTCACCATGTGGTGTAGTGGACGATCCTGCTGTGAGGGCATGCTGTTGACACTGAAGCTTATTAAG CGCCAAGACCTCCTCAACGTGTTAATCAATGTGGCTCGCCCTAAAGCGGATACGTTACAGATGAAG GTGCAACTGGGCAAAGACGACGGGGACCCGTTCGTGCTGTGCATAGCTCAGAAGAAGACCGCCACGAGGCTCGCCAAGGAGATGCATGACTTG AGCGTATTCTGCCCGGAACGCCGGCCCGGCGACAAGCACGGGCTGCCCGCCTCGCTCTCAGTCATGTCGGAGTCGGGCGAGGCCACCGCGGGCATGTTGGACGCGAGAGCCACCCagtgcatcaccctgtatcaCCGCAAGATCAACTACATACACATCTCTGATAGATACACGCGGGTTGCCCCAGA AGAGCAGCAAGCCGCCACGACGCCCCCAGAAACCGAAAAAGTCCTCGTGATGAGCATCAACATCGACGGAGAGAATGACGAAGACGCGCGGCCGCTGCTGATGCTGCTGTTCCACATGCTGGACAAGCTGAAGCGGATGCGGCTCAGCAAGGAG GCGCTGGCGAAGTGCGAGAAACGCCGCCAGAAGGTCACCGAAGTGTGGATGCGCGGCGCGCACGCGGCGAGGCAGGAGCaggccgccgcgcgccgcgagGAGAAACGCAAGCAGGAGAAGGAGAGAATCTTGCAG